In Chelmon rostratus isolate fCheRos1 chromosome 21, fCheRos1.pri, whole genome shotgun sequence, the genomic window GAAAGAGCAAGAAGGGCAGCATCTACCTAACTCCATACAGGGTGAGAGACAAGACCCAGACGTCTTGGTTGTTATTATTAACCACAGCTGATTCACTGCTGTCACTATTGGCAGTGAGTATGCAACAACCTGCAGAACTCTGATCTTGTAATGTTAAAGGGAAAAGATCTCATGTGAGTGATCAGGTGGTGTTATTTTCTCCCAGGTGATCTTTCTGGCTAAAGGACGGGATGCACTGCGGTCCTTCATGATGCCCTTCTACCTGATGAAAGGCTGTGAGGTCAAACAACCTGTTCTGGGAGCCAATTACATCAAGGGAAGCGTCAACGCCGAGCCTGGAGGTaggtatttatgtgtgtgtcactgcgtGTCAGTCAAGGTGTACGTGAATATGCAGTATTCAGTGTCTGTAAGTTTGTTCAGCACTCAGTAACTACACGGATGTGTTATCTCTGTAACAGGCGGCTGGGAAGGCAGTGCTACGTTCAAGTTTGTCtttgctgctggaggagctaTAGAGTTTGGCCAGTACATGTTGCAGGTGGCAGCTCAGGGTATGGCTACTAATCAGTGttaaaagtgtcagaaaattaTTGTTTTGGCCTCCATTTGTCCTCATCTTTCACCTTCTCCTCCCATCTTGTAGCGTCAAGAGGTCAGCCAGTGACGTCTGGGTTTGGTGGATGCCCCTACATGGCCAACGGGGCCTACGctttccctcctccccctgctaATGGGATGTACCCTGCCGGACCTCCACCTGGCTACTCCTACCCCAACCCTCCTCCACCAGGTAAGGGCTGTAGTGATTGCTGTCGTTACCATTATCACCTTGAAGCCTTGAAACAAATCTCCTTCGAGTCTTGTGTTCACAAGAGTTCACTTGAGCTTGTCTGACCTGCACCCCTGTGCTTCTGCTATCCAGGTGGATTCTACCCCAACCCCCCAGCGTTTGATGCCTCTGCGGCTTACATTCCTCCGCCTCCTTATTCTGCTCCTTTGGGCCAGCAGCCCCCTCATGACCCAGACCTCCcctcctcagcagcaggtgagcCTCTCCAGCAGTTACTCTCAGAAAGCCTGAGAGATTAATGGTAGAACCACGTTTGATGAACGTCTGTCCGTCTCTTTCCCAGCGGAGGCCAAAGCAGCTGAGGCAGCAGCGAGTGCTAGCTGTGCCACACTGCCTCCTACACATGTGTATCTGCCACAGGTAAGCTGCCCTCCATCACTCTGCAACTCATCTGATTTACCCACCAGTTTGCTAGATATTGGGACTGATgcagtgtttctttttattacaAGTCATGTGTGAGTCAGCGAGTGTCACTCACTTTTAGTGCAGTGGCTGTTGCATTGCCATTTGTGCCTGTTATGGAAGCTTCTGTACTTGTAATGTAGCTCTACTCAGTTATgaagctttcatttcattcGTCCAACTTCATTTTGTTTCCAgtgcttctgtcagtttgaaaGATATCAAAGAGAAGCAACCAGTTGGCACTCCATTTTTAGAGGAGATGCCGATATCGAtattaggaggaaaaaaaattcaaatccCTCAAATTTTGTTATTAAACACTTGTGACAAGGATCTGTAATGGGTTAGGCaggatattttacagtttaacaaTTAACTTTATTATCCAAAAGGATATCAGTGCACTAAAACAGTAAATTTCACTGGGAATTAAATACTTATAAATTACCCCAATTCTGCATTATATTTTGAGGGGAAATAAGTGTTCACATTGGACAACATATACGCTTACACTGCTAATTCTCTGATACGTCTGTGATAAA contains:
- the wbp2 gene encoding WW domain-binding protein 2; the encoded protein is MTLNQNNSESGGVIINNSESVLMNHDNVELVFCDADSLPEAFRKSKKGSIYLTPYRVIFLAKGRDALRSFMMPFYLMKGCEVKQPVLGANYIKGSVNAEPGGGWEGSATFKFVFAAGGAIEFGQYMLQVAAQASRGQPVTSGFGGCPYMANGAYAFPPPPANGMYPAGPPPGYSYPNPPPPGGFYPNPPAFDASAAYIPPPPYSAPLGQQPPHDPDLPSSAAAEAKAAEAAASASCATLPPTHVYLPQDKPPPYSPPEDKKNQ